The following is a genomic window from Homalodisca vitripennis isolate AUS2020 chromosome 5, UT_GWSS_2.1, whole genome shotgun sequence.
AGCTTTAAGATAAAACACAGCCTTTTCATCATGTTTAATGTCACTGTGTAACAAAGATGAAAGTGATGAGGACAATTAAACACCACAGTGTGTGATATTCTGTGAAGGACTCGGTTGATTTAAGATCAATgtattatatcaacctattataattatcattgggttaatgatatttttatgtgctttgaagaattatttacaataaagtagATTGACTGGAAACACATAGTAATGTTATAAATCTTACAAGTGATTTtggagtaaataaaaattattgtttggttaaagaacagaaatataattaagatTATTGAAATGTAGgagtattgaaaaatattgaacatCATAGCAACTTTGTAATATCCAGTTTATAAAAATGAGACTACACAGTCATATATTCATGATAAAACAATCTTTGatcaattttatctttttttataatgtgATTTCTTGGAAGATAaagaacttaattaaaaaaagccCTTCAGAGTTTGTTAAGCATAGCTACAATGGTACATTTAATCATTTGACAGAAATAACGGTTTTTGAAACAGATTGTGTTTTAgacaattaatttctttaaacatttttgatgAATATGGTTGACTTATTGTTTAGGTAAAACTGGGAGCAGTAGATGCAACAGTTCACCAAGTGAAAGCTAGCCGTTATGGAGTACAGGGATATCCAACCATCAAGTTCTTTGCTCCTGGTAAAAAAGACTCAAGCTCTGTGGAAGATTACAACGGTGGTAGGACTGCAAATGATATCGTCAACTGGGCACTTGACAAGTTGGCAGAAAATGTTCCTGCTCCTGAAATAAAGCAGGTAAATAATtatgtacagtaaatatatacCTACTAACAGGGTCTCAGGAAATTTATAATTACACCAGATATTACGCTTGAGGTCCCTTGAAAAGATCTGGGTGTGTGCAAGATTTTGGTGGCTGCTAGACTTTCAGTAAAGCAAATTAGAATACGAATATCTGGTGTTTTTGCATCTTCACCAAGAACGTAAGGGACCTTGAAAAGATCTGGATATATGCAAGTTTATGGTGACTGCCAGGCCTAAGGTCCTTTACCAGTAATGTTAAATTAGAATCTGAAGATCTGGTGTTTTTGCTTATTCACCAAAAATCTTAGGGACAATTAGGCTTTCTTCTTGCTTCCAGTTAAGTATATCTACATTGAATTAAGTTAAGAGTTCTTCTAGATGGATGAAACTATCCTGTCAATaaacttcacttaaaaataaCACAAGGACATATCAGATTAACTATAAATGTGTTTGCTATtgacattatttacataaattttctcagaattattTGCCCATGAATTGTAGCCATTTGTTAcctatttaatgaaattatagcgCCTCAaaggtaaaaatgtgttttttgacagtatatttttgttttttaagcaagTTGTTTTGATAACTAAGGGACTTACAGTTCTGGGGGTCCTAGTTTGTTCAATTTTGAAGGTCAAAATTCATATGAAAGACCAATGTTTTGTCTTAATTACTGTTCTAAAGAAAGGTTTCAGTCCAGGTTCGTTTAATCCTCGGAAATGgatgaaatctttcgctagccttTTATCTCACTAACGAAGCATTTCCAAACGTTTGTTTATATGAACTTCGTGTCTTGTTTTTAGGTCTATGATCactgttaaaatgttttcctttcgCCCAGACCACCTGAATATTATGGCTAAGAAAACTCATTGACTGTTGAGGCCAGGTGCTCAAACTTTAGCTCCTGTGTAGGATTGGATTTTTTGCTAAGTTAAAGTTTAATCTAATGATTGGAGTGTTTGTTGCAGTTGGTGGATGACAAGACACTGAAGGAGGCATGTGAGGAACATCCGTTGTGCGTCGTCTCTGTCCTTCCCCACATCCTGGACTGTCAGGCAGACTGCCGCAACAGCTATCTCAATATCCTCAAGGAGATGGGAGAGAAGTACAAGAAGAAGATGTGGGGGTGAGTTGCAgtctaaattaataaagtttattctataaTTCGATTATAGAAAAAATTCTGAGTgctttccaaaatttaaaatatttattttttggctattaaacaaaattttgtttcaaagaatattaatttcagttttactGGAATCAtactaagtaatatttatattgtatttagacTTATTGATattcattctaaaaataaaaataaccccAACAACTTCAGACTGATCTTTTGAAAACTATCATGAGAAATCAATCCAGCCTTCATATCAGTACagctattttattattgtatgtgaTGCATTACTAAACTTACAGTTCATGTAACAAAGAATTGAACTGATAACGATTGCCTGATTACAGAGGGTGTGGTCTGAAGCTGGCTCAGCCTGGAGTGGAGAACATGTTAGAGATTGGAGGGGTTCGGTTACCCAGCCATGGCTGTTCTCAATGAACTGATAACGATTGCCTGATTACAGATGGGTGTGGTCTGAAGCTGGCTCTCAGCCTGAAGTGGAGAACATGTTAGAGATTGGAGGGTTCGGTTAACCAGCCATGGCTGTTCTCAATGAACTGATAACGATTGCCTGATTACAGATGGGTGTGGTCTGAAGCTGGCTCTCAGCCTGAAGTGGAGAACATGTTAGAGATTGGAGGGTTTTCGGTTACCCAGCCATGGCTGTTCTCAATGAACTGATAACGATTGCCTGATTACAGATGGGTGTGGTCTGAAGCTGACTCTCAGCCTGAAGTGGAGAACATGTTAGAGATTGGAGGGGTTTCGGTTACCCAACCATGGCTGTTCTCAATGAACTGATAACGATTGCCTGATTACAGATGGGTGTGGTCTGAAGCTGACTCTCAGCCTGAAGTGGAGAACATGTTAGAGATTGGAGGATTCGTTTACCCAGCCATGGCTGTTCTCAATGAACTGATAACGATTATCTGATTACAGATGTGTGTGGTCTGAAGCTGGCTCCCAGCCTGAAGTGGAGAACATGTTAGAGATTGGAGGATTCGTTTACCCAGCCATGGCTGTTCTCAATGAACTGATAACGATTATCTGATTACAGATGGGTGTGGTCTGAAGCTGGCTCAGCCTGAAGTGGAGAACATGTTAGAGATTGGAGGATTCGTTTACCCAGCCATGGCTGTTCTCAATGAACTGATAACAATTGCCTGATTACAGATGGGTGTGGTCTGAAGCTGGCTCTCAGCCTGAAGTGGATAACATTTTAGAGATTGGAGGGTTCAGTTACCCAGCCATGGCTGTTCTCAATGAACTGATAATGATTGCCTGATTACAGATGGGTGTGGTCTGAAGCTGGCTCTCAGCCTGAAGTGGAGAACATGTTAGATGTTGGAGGATTCGTTTACCCCCAGCCATGGCTGTTCTCAATGAACTGATAACGATTGTCTGATTACAGATGGGTGTGGTCTGAAGCTGAAGCTGGCTCTCAGCCTGAAGTGGAGAACATGTTAGAGATTGGAGGATTCGTTTACCCAGCGATGGCTGTTCTCAATGAACTGATAACGATTGTCTGATTACAGATGGGTGTGGTCTGAAGCTGGCTCTCAGCCTGAAGTGGAGAACATGTTAGAGATTGGAGGATTTGGTTACCCAGCGATGGCTGTTCTCAATGCTAAGAAGATGAAGTATTCCATTCTTAGGGGCTCATTCTCCAGTGAAGGCATCAAtgaatttttaaggtattttttatatttgtataaagaaattcttaaaataaaataagtaatttttagtcCTTGGTTACTTCTGTAGGCTGCAagacaattaattgtatatttaagtaCAAGCACATTTGAACATTGTGAAAACAAAGTCGTGAAATGCATTTATTGAAAATCCAAAAGACATTGAAATAATACACTAATCATTATCAAGTAATATAGATTAAAACTGATAGAATCATATTATGCAATATAATAATGCTtacattttcttgttttgtttcagAGATTTATCGTTTGGCCGTGGAAACACCGCTCCAGTCAAAGGTGCTTCATTCCCTCAAATATCAGCAATAGAACCCTGGGACGGTAAAGACGGAGAGTTGCCTCCTGATGAGGACATTGACCTCTCGGACGTCCAGCTCGACGATTTGCCCAAAGACGAACTGTAATAGATTGACTCTATCCAAACTCAATCAAGACTGACATTAATGTGTGCTTCTGTTTGTGTGTGTTAGAAGAATACTGTGGTACTTGGTACTGTGTCGACTGCAGGAAAGCCTTAAAAAGACACTGATCTGCAATTAACAGTGCAATATTACAGGAGAGTATGATGTAGACTCTAAGCATGTTCTTAATTTTATCATAACTGTTCATTTTGTGAATATTTAGATGAATTTGTTTCCATTGTGTTGAACTGTAGTTCACCATTTGTTTTAGTAATGGTACAATATTGCATCTTCCATTTCTATATGTTTAAGATTTACTctcaattttgtaatattaaatcaaatttcacaCCATTTCTCTGTTTTTTAGCGCTCCTTTTTCCTGTCCTGCATTATACAATATGAGattgtaataagttattttattgatttccaTTAACATGTTATTCAAAGCTCTTTTGATGGACCAtactaattaaattgaattttgttacaGTTATCATATGTTAATTTCTGCTGTGATTGTTATTGAAAGGTTTAAACAGTGACGAAATACTTGaatgttacataatttaattttaaattcaacacGTTACTGCACAAATATTGACAGCTGGCAAAAACTGAAATCCCTAAGATGCATTCATCTTGAATTGTTTAAGAAATTTCATCAAACCAAAcatgaattttttaaacacatttttcaggAGAGTAAAAACCAATTTATACATTGTTGCTTTTTTCATGAGCAACATTTGTACATTATCAGActggccactcaaaacctcttttcaaattcctgGTAGAAAATTTCCGATTATCTAGTCTATCTTCAAACCAAATAGACACTGTAGTGCTGTATTTAACACTCACGCCAAGTGCAACGATGTTTCAACATCACTAGCAGTGTTAGCAAGAAATGCCACAATGCTGCGGTGCTATAGCATTTCGTTGCTAGAGATATGCAAGAAATTCGGTGAAGATTCGAGATTTAGCTTCTCTATATCAGTAATGTTGTGAAATTGTGACTTTCAAGCACTTCTGTTGGTATCAGAATCGAGTGAAGAGCCACAGTACCGAGTATCGGACATGATCCATCCCTACTAAAATTTCCAGGGACATATAAATTCACGCATGTTTCCCGGAGTCCGAAATTCAAGCATAATGCACGCTTTTCCAGATGCTCATCGCTGGTGGTAGCCTGGTTAGAGTCCCGCAAAAGTACTGTGGTTTCGAAAATATCCCACTAACGGCCTATACATGAAGAATGCATCAGTATCGTTAGATTACAGTCAGAGAATACAAAACAACATGACCAAGATCCTCGTGCACGTTTGACTATTTGGTTTAAACAGCTCGAATCGTCCAAAAGATCGTCACGTGTGCGTAGAAGTCGTTCCGATAAATAGTTGACCGGAGTACTGACGGGATTTCCAGCTGTCATTCAACCCACTAGTATCCGTGGTTGATCCGATCGGCTTACCGTCTGCTGTTTGTAGACTGCCAACAACATAAGTTGCGTTTACGCTGGCAAGTAAATTTGCACAATTACTGTAGCATAATGTTAACCAATTTTACTCAAGATAACTATCGCAAGTACTTGGCTACagttgtatcgctggttgttcTGGGAGTCAAGACGAAGTCTATTCACACACGGCAGTGATGTCTCTTctatgttttataattgaaattttaatagccgaCACTGTTCTCCAGTTCTTGTAACCAACTGTCCGACAGAGCTCGTGAGAGCTCTTTG
Proteins encoded in this region:
- the LOC124361849 gene encoding protein disulfide-isomerase A6 homolog isoform X1, which produces MTLIYILGVVALSVGSLALYDSGSDVVDLTESNFDRLVTQSDQVWVVEFYAPWCGHCQQFVGEYSKAAKALKGVVKVGAVNADEHKSLGGRFGVRGFPTVKIFGANKNKPEDYNGGRTAQGLVDAAVSAAKSKVYAQLGGKSGGGGSSSKGDPKDVVELTDSNFDELVLESEDMWLVEFFAPWCGHCKNLAPHWAQAATELKGKVKLGAVDATVHQVKASRYGVQGYPTIKFFAPGKKDSSSVEDYNGGRTANDIVNWALDKLAENVPAPEIKQLVDDKTLKEACEEHPLCVVSVLPHILDCQADCRNSYLNILKEMGEKYKKKMWGWVWSEAGSQPEVENMLEIGGFGYPAMAVLNAKKMKYSILRGSFSSEGINEFLRDLSFGRGNTAPVKGASFPQISAIEPWDGKDGELPPDEDIDLSDVQLDDLPKDEL